A genomic region of Salinibacterium sp. NK8237 contains the following coding sequences:
- a CDS encoding ABC transporter ATP-binding protein, giving the protein MTDEEKLMLDSGTRPTIIVDDVHVRYRTYASGKPSEGGKSLTSRKTRGIREVHALKGVSFTAFQGESIGVIGHNGSGKSTLLRTVAGLTPASSGVVYAEDQPALLGVNAALLNELSGDKNVRLGGLALGFSEAEMREKYGSIVEFAGLEEFIQYPMRTYSSGMSARLRFAIAASKNHSILLIDEALSVGDKKFRKKSEQRIKEMQNAAGTVMLVSHSISTILEACSRVLWIDKGNLRMNGDPKEVCEAYLSHANQ; this is encoded by the coding sequence GTGACTGACGAGGAAAAACTCATGCTGGATTCGGGTACTCGTCCGACCATCATTGTGGACGATGTGCATGTGCGTTATCGTACGTACGCCTCAGGAAAGCCATCGGAGGGTGGCAAGTCACTGACATCCCGAAAGACTCGAGGCATACGCGAAGTGCACGCACTCAAGGGTGTCTCGTTCACCGCGTTTCAAGGCGAAAGCATCGGCGTAATTGGGCACAACGGGTCTGGTAAGTCCACCTTGCTGCGGACAGTGGCGGGCCTTACGCCGGCGTCTTCAGGCGTTGTGTATGCGGAAGACCAGCCTGCTTTGCTGGGGGTGAACGCCGCATTGTTGAACGAACTTTCCGGCGATAAGAACGTGCGTTTGGGTGGACTCGCCCTCGGTTTTTCAGAAGCAGAAATGCGGGAAAAATACGGGTCCATTGTGGAATTCGCCGGTTTGGAAGAATTCATCCAGTACCCGATGCGCACCTATTCGTCCGGTATGTCTGCGCGGTTACGGTTCGCCATCGCGGCGTCCAAGAACCACTCGATTCTCCTCATTGATGAGGCGCTTTCTGTCGGAGATAAGAAGTTTCGAAAAAAGAGCGAGCAGCGCATTAAAGAAATGCAGAACGCGGCAGGAACTGTAATGCTGGTGAGTCATTCCATCAGTACGATTCTGGAAGCCTGCTCTAGGGTTCTCTGGATTGACAAGGGTAATCTTCGGATGAACGGTGACCCAAAGGAAGTGTGCGAGGCCTACCTCAGCCACGCAAACCAGTGA
- a CDS encoding ABC transporter permease: MIEESPSVLAGRYGLIRVGLRPRFGKYLADTWRRRNFARTLAKYRIQSENERNRLGMAWVVVKPLLNALIYGLVFGFILNSDSRPENFIAFLLVGVFFFEYFGNSIGQGSKAIISNTRLVRSLSFPRILLPIAVLLEQLYRMVPILGVLGVLLLLFGEPLRWSWLLVIPIILMMSFFNAGIAMIVARMSVHLRDIKQVIPVVSRIVFYTSGIFYSIDLILAHRPDLLLIVHLTPVYEYISLARNVLLADSPIDPSLWFWAALWAAGTFVFGVVFFWRAEERYGRD; encoded by the coding sequence GTGATCGAGGAAAGTCCTTCTGTGCTCGCTGGGCGATATGGATTGATTCGAGTAGGCCTTCGCCCTCGTTTCGGGAAGTACCTCGCAGACACGTGGAGACGGCGCAACTTTGCTCGCACCCTGGCGAAGTATCGCATCCAGTCCGAGAACGAACGCAACCGGCTCGGCATGGCATGGGTCGTCGTTAAGCCGCTCCTTAATGCGCTAATTTACGGACTCGTTTTCGGTTTCATTCTGAACAGCGACAGCCGTCCGGAAAACTTCATTGCCTTCCTGCTTGTCGGAGTGTTCTTTTTCGAGTACTTCGGGAACTCAATCGGGCAAGGATCCAAGGCCATAATAAGCAACACTCGACTTGTACGCAGCCTGAGTTTCCCCCGCATTCTCCTGCCGATCGCGGTGCTCTTGGAGCAGCTTTACAGAATGGTGCCAATTTTGGGCGTCCTGGGAGTGTTGCTCTTGCTTTTCGGCGAGCCCCTCAGGTGGTCCTGGCTGCTCGTCATTCCAATCATCTTGATGATGTCCTTCTTCAACGCCGGGATTGCCATGATCGTGGCCCGAATGTCGGTGCATCTCCGTGACATTAAGCAGGTTATTCCTGTCGTGTCGCGAATCGTGTTCTACACCAGCGGCATCTTCTATTCCATCGATCTGATATTAGCTCACAGGCCAGATCTGCTCCTGATTGTTCATCTGACGCCAGTTTATGAGTACATCAGTCTTGCGCGAAATGTCCTTCTTGCTGACTCGCCCATCGACCCTTCGCTGTGGTTCTGGGCGGCGCTGTGGGCAGCAGGAACTTTCGTTTTCGGGGTTGTTTTCTTCTGGCGAGCTGAGGAACGGTACGGACGTGACTGA
- a CDS encoding glycosyltransferase, with protein MTLSTPVTATVQCVIFPVRDIDELAPLYVDVKDNGKVTVLDRRAIRLDAGTSVSFATYFNAFPASYWQRWTSVRETILFVSTKGRGVVTVMRSDENGTQRPMQVTAVAGETESTFSLPLIGFDDGGWYWFDVQAEGDIEVTESRWGVTEDPVTTGLVSLGITTFNKPDYCVATLNVLADAPETLREIDRIFIIDQGTRKVTAEAGYDAVAVALGEQLAVIEQSNLGGSGGFSRGMAETLKRDGSDFVMLLDDDVEIEPESVLRAVWFARYCVSPAIVGGHMLDLGKRTVLHAYSEVVDERPFMWGPPDRAHERHDFAESSLRETSWLHRREDSDFNGWWMCLIPIAVIRDIGLALPVFIKWDDAEYGLRAGEAGYPTVSLPGVALWHVSWVDKDDTIDWQAYFHARNRLIAALLHSSFRRGGSLLNEYRKQDLKHLLSLQYYPVALRLQAMRDVLAGPQHLHEMMPNRLAELRAWAADYPEMAVYDSATAPKSLEGRLSYPPTDGKGPRGAALALFTFRAALRHWFARTPQALVEQPEQRLSKRDATWWRLPGFDSVLVDTADSQGSSWYRRDRAKFRSLLAESIRLNRQIGQNWDDLRNRYRQQASDITSPDVWKQTFRK; from the coding sequence ATGACATTGAGCACCCCAGTGACCGCAACCGTTCAGTGCGTTATCTTTCCGGTCAGAGATATCGACGAGTTGGCTCCGCTCTACGTAGACGTCAAAGACAATGGAAAGGTCACCGTACTCGACCGCCGGGCAATTCGGCTCGATGCGGGGACTTCGGTGTCGTTTGCCACCTACTTCAACGCTTTTCCCGCGTCCTACTGGCAACGGTGGACGTCCGTCCGCGAAACGATACTTTTTGTCAGCACCAAAGGGCGCGGAGTTGTGACAGTAATGCGTTCGGATGAGAACGGTACGCAACGCCCGATGCAGGTCACCGCGGTCGCCGGTGAGACGGAGTCAACCTTCTCTCTTCCGCTCATAGGTTTCGACGATGGCGGCTGGTATTGGTTCGACGTGCAAGCCGAAGGAGATATCGAAGTCACGGAGAGTCGCTGGGGCGTCACCGAGGACCCGGTGACGACCGGCCTAGTTTCACTCGGCATCACCACGTTCAACAAGCCCGACTACTGCGTGGCAACTCTCAACGTGCTCGCGGACGCTCCCGAAACCCTGCGTGAGATCGACCGAATCTTCATCATCGATCAGGGCACCCGCAAGGTCACCGCAGAGGCGGGTTACGACGCTGTCGCCGTGGCGCTAGGTGAGCAACTCGCGGTGATCGAGCAATCGAACCTGGGCGGTTCGGGCGGGTTCTCGCGCGGCATGGCCGAAACCCTGAAGCGCGACGGCTCCGACTTCGTCATGCTGCTCGACGATGACGTCGAAATCGAGCCTGAAAGCGTCCTGCGGGCAGTGTGGTTCGCTCGCTACTGCGTGAGCCCGGCTATCGTCGGTGGGCACATGCTCGACCTGGGCAAGCGAACCGTCTTGCATGCCTACAGCGAAGTCGTGGACGAGCGGCCGTTCATGTGGGGACCCCCAGACCGTGCACACGAACGTCACGACTTTGCGGAGTCCTCACTGCGAGAGACATCGTGGCTGCATCGACGAGAAGACAGCGACTTTAACGGCTGGTGGATGTGCCTAATCCCTATCGCTGTCATCCGCGACATCGGCCTCGCGCTGCCGGTGTTTATCAAATGGGACGACGCAGAGTATGGACTGCGGGCGGGAGAAGCCGGATACCCGACTGTGTCACTGCCGGGTGTCGCACTCTGGCACGTCTCTTGGGTTGACAAAGACGACACCATCGACTGGCAGGCATACTTCCACGCCCGCAACCGACTCATCGCGGCCCTCCTGCACTCGAGTTTTCGGCGGGGCGGCTCCCTCCTCAACGAATACCGCAAACAAGACCTCAAGCATTTGCTTTCGCTGCAGTACTACCCCGTCGCGCTCCGCCTTCAGGCTATGCGCGACGTGCTGGCCGGACCACAACACCTCCACGAGATGATGCCGAATCGGCTGGCGGAACTTCGTGCGTGGGCAGCCGACTATCCGGAGATGGCGGTCTACGATTCGGCGACAGCTCCGAAGAGCCTTGAGGGACGGTTGTCGTATCCACCGACGGATGGGAAGGGGCCGCGTGGCGCAGCCCTGGCGCTGTTCACCTTCCGAGCGGCACTTCGGCACTGGTTCGCCCGCACCCCACAAGCTTTGGTCGAACAGCCAGAGCAGAGACTGAGTAAGCGTGATGCGACTTGGTGGCGACTACCCGGATTCGACAGTGTGCTGGTGGACACAGCCGACTCTCAGGGATCGTCATGGTATCGCCGCGATCGTGCCAAGTTCCGCTCACTCCTGGCCGAAAGCATTCGCCTCAACCGCCAAATCGGACAGAACTGGGACGACTTGCGAAACCGGTATCGTCAGCAGGCGAGCGACATCACATCGCCGGATGTCTGGAAGCAAACCTTTCGGAAATGA
- a CDS encoding integrase core domain-containing protein translates to MRGPVADRETLRLLSAALSKHVSTRPYWPQTKGKVERIKRTLATEWGDAETYRSDEARAAEYPTGLHHYNFHRPHTGIGGQTPSDRVHNLSGNYN, encoded by the coding sequence TTGAGGGGGCCCGTTGCTGATCGTGAAACTTTGCGGCTGCTCTCGGCAGCATTAAGTAAGCATGTTTCGACGCGTCCATACTGGCCACAAACCAAGGGAAAAGTCGAACGAATCAAACGAACCCTCGCAACCGAATGGGGCGACGCCGAAACCTATCGCAGTGACGAAGCCCGAGCCGCCGAATATCCCACGGGGCTCCACCACTACAATTTTCACAGACCCCACACCGGCATCGGCGGCCAAACACCATCAGACCGCGTTCACAACCTCAGTGGGAACTACAACTAG
- a CDS encoding polysaccharide pyruvyl transferase family protein yields the protein MVGLFSNENIGDYLLVESAKFLLRKHSPDISLQDVDVDPRDPLIFQGRRRINLYLHVLLLRNRNMVFSIIRLRTFQYFYEYFMWWLKVNWYYKEVMQSLDGLVIAGGGFIKFKTQGLNYLDEQIIKIAEKRNIPVMFNAVGVEGYDPNDIRSRRLKRALNSDVVRVITTRDDLTTLRNSYITNKSIISDLVGDPVFWLQDAFSIEKRSDAVNVGINLINPDNYKEYGGEADSFKIANFYKNLIQELNIQGVDFYLFSNGMEVDQRFGEQLVAAMNLPQNRLIRRPESSVEFLATMTDFKVILAARMHAGIVAYALDIPKVGLIWSEKIDFLAHLLGERDAYFNEEELDYRTIVQLLIESESLKIDTTTKDTLKQKTFSHIGSFLDDLDGTGGEER from the coding sequence GTGGTCGGGCTGTTCAGCAACGAGAACATCGGTGACTATCTCTTGGTTGAAAGCGCCAAGTTCTTGCTCAGGAAGCACTCTCCTGACATTTCTCTGCAGGATGTAGATGTCGATCCTCGAGATCCTCTTATCTTTCAGGGGCGGCGCCGAATCAACCTGTACCTGCATGTACTCCTCCTCCGGAATCGGAACATGGTCTTTTCCATCATCCGACTGCGAACGTTTCAGTATTTCTACGAGTACTTCATGTGGTGGCTGAAGGTGAACTGGTACTACAAAGAGGTCATGCAATCACTCGATGGCCTCGTGATTGCGGGCGGCGGATTCATCAAGTTCAAAACTCAGGGATTGAACTACTTGGATGAACAGATCATCAAGATCGCGGAGAAACGCAATATCCCAGTGATGTTCAATGCCGTTGGTGTCGAGGGGTACGATCCAAACGATATTCGCAGTCGACGGCTCAAGCGAGCGCTCAACTCAGATGTCGTCCGGGTCATCACGACCCGAGACGACCTGACAACATTGCGCAATTCGTACATCACAAACAAGAGCATCATCAGCGACCTCGTCGGCGATCCGGTGTTCTGGCTTCAAGACGCCTTCTCGATCGAAAAGCGGTCCGACGCAGTGAACGTGGGCATCAATTTGATCAACCCGGACAACTACAAGGAATATGGCGGTGAAGCCGATTCCTTCAAGATCGCCAACTTTTATAAGAATCTCATCCAAGAACTGAACATTCAAGGAGTCGACTTCTACCTGTTCTCAAATGGAATGGAAGTGGATCAGCGCTTCGGTGAACAGCTGGTCGCTGCCATGAATCTGCCCCAGAACCGGTTGATTAGGCGTCCAGAGAGTTCAGTCGAGTTCTTGGCGACGATGACTGATTTCAAGGTGATTCTTGCCGCGAGGATGCATGCGGGCATTGTTGCCTATGCACTAGACATTCCAAAGGTCGGGTTGATCTGGAGCGAAAAGATCGACTTCCTGGCTCACCTTCTTGGTGAACGGGATGCTTACTTCAACGAAGAAGAACTCGACTATAGGACGATCGTGCAACTACTTATCGAGAGCGAATCTTTGAAAATTGATACAACGACGAAGGATACTCTCAAGCAGAAAACCTTTAGCCATATTGGCTCGTTCCTAGACGATCTCGACGGAACTGGCGGTGAAGAACGTTGA
- a CDS encoding CDP-glycerol glycerophosphotransferase family protein, with product MSRLISGHYVSTLANRFFSVIKLPLQVLLLSIRVLNKVLDRFVFSKIDVALSRTARKRLAKKTPVDPNIILFITFQSEYTCNAKYISEEMIRRGSTYNIVWAVSPSSQGPHPSEMSFVRIGSEDFYKTAARAKVIVQNGHTLQLQTVAKNTGQYWIQTWHGSLGLKRLEGARGDDRFYDEMRALQSRQTDFLISNSQFEDDAFDKTYWPGIPVLKLGHARNDILFDRSAETAGDLRRKVLTRLNVTDTGQNFLLFAPTHDEKSFGRSFGNLDFERLREVLRSKFGGTWEFLIRAHESNKRSSKQWFAGLPIYCHNVSFYPDMQELMMVASIGVTDYSSWVCDYILTGKPSFLYGVNLRNFDAVRGFHHEVEDTPFSMATSNAELVQNISAFDQHEYESKIEQFLEHCGSVDDGRAAPRIVDKLEELMEH from the coding sequence TTGAGCCGGCTGATCAGCGGTCACTATGTTTCGACCCTCGCGAACCGTTTCTTCTCGGTCATCAAGTTGCCCCTGCAAGTCCTTTTGCTGTCCATCCGAGTCCTCAATAAGGTCTTGGACCGCTTTGTATTCTCGAAAATCGATGTTGCGCTATCGCGGACGGCCAGGAAGCGGCTCGCGAAGAAGACGCCCGTGGATCCCAACATCATTCTCTTCATTACGTTTCAGAGCGAGTACACCTGTAACGCTAAGTACATCAGCGAAGAAATGATCCGAAGGGGCTCTACATACAACATCGTCTGGGCAGTGAGCCCGTCCTCTCAAGGACCCCACCCAAGCGAGATGAGCTTCGTTCGCATTGGATCGGAGGACTTCTACAAGACCGCTGCACGAGCAAAGGTCATTGTCCAAAACGGTCATACTCTTCAGTTGCAAACTGTGGCGAAAAACACGGGTCAGTATTGGATCCAAACGTGGCACGGGTCACTGGGTCTGAAGCGGCTCGAAGGTGCGCGTGGCGATGATCGTTTCTACGATGAGATGAGAGCTCTCCAGTCCCGGCAAACCGACTTTCTTATCTCTAACAGCCAGTTCGAAGATGATGCATTTGACAAAACCTACTGGCCCGGTATTCCCGTCCTGAAACTGGGACATGCACGTAACGACATCCTTTTTGACCGTTCAGCCGAGACCGCTGGCGATCTTCGCCGCAAAGTGCTCACCCGCTTGAATGTCACCGATACAGGGCAAAATTTCCTGTTGTTCGCACCGACGCACGACGAAAAGAGCTTCGGGCGATCTTTCGGTAATCTAGATTTCGAGAGGCTTCGGGAAGTCTTAAGGAGCAAGTTCGGCGGTACTTGGGAGTTCCTAATTCGGGCCCACGAGAGCAACAAACGTTCGTCCAAGCAGTGGTTCGCTGGTCTGCCCATTTACTGCCACAATGTCTCGTTCTACCCGGACATGCAAGAGCTCATGATGGTCGCGAGCATTGGCGTAACAGACTATTCAAGCTGGGTCTGCGACTACATCTTAACGGGGAAGCCCAGCTTCTTGTATGGAGTAAATCTCAGAAATTTCGACGCGGTTCGCGGCTTCCATCACGAGGTTGAGGACACGCCCTTTAGTATGGCGACTTCTAACGCCGAGTTAGTTCAGAACATATCCGCATTCGATCAGCACGAGTACGAGTCCAAGATCGAGCAGTTCCTCGAGCATTGCGGATCCGTCGATGACGGTCGGGCCGCCCCACGGATCGTGGACAAGCTTGAGGAACTCATGGAGCATTAG
- a CDS encoding CDP-glycerol glycerophosphotransferase family protein yields the protein MTIRVLLTQCDNVPMRNAEQNITFQLVDGLRTLPAPATSEGAGVYALHLNVTAFAGRSAIPDGIWRIQALLDNQGGPVASYDGRALERLDDASRVFLFNANQSALTVSYDIAENADQLDFLLRSFLLSRSPIASAHPLSPKRLYEKFFGMVAKQHYARWIFDAFTRLVGPTPGRILFASDRRGNTEGNLQRVHERMVERGLDKKFDLRTSFRLPHTTRWSSTIHILYLIATSEIVLLDDYFPMLEGLKVDPRKRIIQLWHAGSGFKSVGFSRFGRQDSPNLWDAHRYYTYAIAGSVNLVPVYAEVFGIEESAVIPTGLPRVDLFLDEERTRTFVSGFYSAHPELRDKRIILFAPTYRGSDIENAFYDYSLIDFDALYEACGPDTVVLFRMHHFVKNEVPIPEQHQEHFFDFTRFEDGLRLLHVTDLLITDYSSIIYEYSLLDRPMLFFAPDEVNYAAVNGFHRPYDETAPGRVCTTFEDLIDAISSREYEQSKVSRFRAENFDRIDTGAADRVIDWLILGDPRNAFHENSARDDELEGSTHESKTVDLSQEDERT from the coding sequence ATGACTATCCGGGTGCTGCTGACCCAATGTGACAACGTACCGATGCGGAACGCTGAACAAAACATCACCTTCCAACTCGTCGACGGCCTGCGCACGCTGCCAGCACCGGCGACGTCAGAGGGTGCCGGTGTGTATGCATTACATCTAAACGTCACAGCCTTTGCAGGCCGCAGCGCGATACCCGACGGCATCTGGCGAATTCAAGCACTCCTAGACAATCAGGGCGGACCGGTAGCGTCCTACGACGGTCGGGCGCTGGAACGCCTCGACGATGCTTCACGCGTGTTTTTGTTCAATGCAAACCAATCGGCTCTGACCGTCTCCTACGACATCGCAGAGAACGCTGATCAGCTGGACTTCCTTTTGCGCAGTTTTCTGCTGTCGCGCAGTCCAATAGCATCGGCGCATCCGCTATCTCCCAAGCGATTGTACGAAAAATTTTTCGGCATGGTAGCCAAGCAGCATTACGCCCGCTGGATCTTTGACGCTTTCACACGCTTAGTCGGGCCGACGCCCGGACGGATACTCTTCGCGTCAGACCGACGTGGGAATACCGAAGGCAATCTCCAACGAGTCCACGAGCGCATGGTTGAGCGTGGGCTCGACAAGAAGTTTGACCTCCGAACTTCGTTTCGTCTTCCCCACACCACGCGTTGGTCTTCAACGATCCACATTCTCTACCTCATCGCCACCAGCGAGATCGTGCTCCTCGACGACTACTTCCCCATGCTCGAAGGCCTCAAGGTCGACCCCCGGAAACGGATAATCCAGCTCTGGCACGCCGGCAGCGGGTTCAAGTCAGTTGGATTCAGCAGGTTCGGAAGGCAGGACTCGCCCAACCTCTGGGATGCGCACCGCTATTACACCTATGCAATCGCCGGATCAGTGAACCTTGTTCCGGTCTACGCCGAGGTGTTCGGGATCGAAGAGAGCGCGGTGATTCCCACCGGATTGCCCCGCGTGGATTTGTTCCTCGACGAAGAACGTACACGCACGTTTGTCAGTGGTTTCTACTCGGCGCACCCCGAGCTGCGCGACAAACGCATTATCCTTTTTGCACCCACTTACCGCGGGTCTGACATCGAGAACGCATTCTACGATTACAGCCTCATCGATTTCGATGCGCTATACGAAGCGTGCGGTCCCGATACTGTGGTTCTGTTCCGTATGCATCACTTTGTGAAGAATGAAGTACCGATTCCGGAGCAACACCAGGAACACTTCTTCGACTTCACACGCTTCGAAGACGGGCTAAGGCTTCTGCACGTTACCGACCTCTTGATCACCGACTATTCCTCGATCATCTACGAATACTCGCTCCTTGACCGACCCATGCTGTTCTTCGCGCCCGATGAAGTTAACTACGCAGCGGTGAATGGGTTTCACCGCCCCTACGACGAGACCGCGCCAGGGCGTGTCTGTACGACGTTCGAGGACCTCATCGATGCGATCTCTTCCCGAGAGTACGAGCAGTCGAAAGTCTCACGCTTCCGCGCGGAGAACTTCGACAGAATCGATACCGGAGCAGCCGACCGGGTGATCGATTGGCTCATCCTCGGTGATCCGCGTAACGCATTTCACGAGAACTCAGCACGGGATGATGAACTCGAAGGTTCGACCCACGAATCAAAGACCGTAGATCTGTCACAGGAGGATGAAAGAACTTGA
- a CDS encoding 2-C-methyl-D-erythritol 4-phosphate cytidylyltransferase, translating into MNVAVIFAGGMGSRMTSKTALPKQFLAIHGTPIIVHTIQHFQEHPEIDRIAVSIVPEGRERFARLVSQYELTKVNWIVEGGSTGQESRHKALRAVANDATGDTVVLLHDGVRPLINADLITDNIRTVRSLGPAITCTKVNETVISSEHETIDEVLPRDFLYLAQAPQSLRLETAINIYDRAVSEGENDSIDTASLLRRYEHTLYRVDGPRSNIKITTAEDYYMCRTFFDLLERNQVGA; encoded by the coding sequence TTGAATGTTGCAGTAATTTTTGCGGGCGGTATGGGTTCGCGGATGACCTCGAAAACTGCGTTGCCGAAGCAGTTTCTTGCGATCCACGGGACACCCATAATCGTGCACACCATCCAGCATTTTCAGGAACACCCAGAGATCGATCGCATCGCCGTGTCGATAGTGCCAGAGGGGCGCGAACGCTTCGCGCGCTTGGTATCACAGTACGAGCTAACAAAAGTGAACTGGATCGTCGAAGGCGGTTCAACAGGGCAGGAATCACGTCACAAGGCGCTTCGCGCCGTTGCCAACGACGCTACCGGAGACACGGTCGTGCTGCTACACGACGGTGTGCGACCACTCATAAACGCGGACCTCATCACAGACAACATCCGCACGGTTCGTTCCTTGGGCCCGGCGATCACATGCACGAAGGTCAATGAAACGGTTATCTCGTCAGAACACGAAACAATCGACGAAGTGCTGCCACGAGACTTTCTCTACCTCGCCCAAGCACCGCAAAGTCTCCGGCTTGAGACAGCAATCAATATCTACGACCGAGCGGTCAGTGAGGGTGAAAACGACTCAATTGACACAGCCAGCCTCCTTCGCCGCTACGAGCACACGCTATATCGAGTCGATGGCCCTCGCTCGAACATCAAGATCACGACCGCCGAAGACTACTACATGTGCCGCACGTTCTTTGATCTCTTGGAACGCAACCAAGTCGGAGCATAG
- the glf gene encoding UDP-galactopyranose mutase, protein MTPDLLVVGSGFFGLTIAERAANELGLKVLVIDRRSHIGGNAYSEVEPETGIEVHRYGAHLFHTSNKHVWDYVTKFTQFTDYQHRVYTNHGGEVFPLPINLGTINQFFRAAFGPDAARALVAEQASELGDAEPQNLEEKAISLIGRPLYEAFIRDYTAKQWQTAPTELPAEVISRLPVRYSYDNHYFSDTYEGLPVDGYTAWIERMADHPNIEVRLDTDFFDESQPVNKSTMVGQVPIVYTGPIDRYFDFAQGELSWRTLDFEQEVLEVGDFQGTPVMNYADADVPFTRIHEFRHFHPERDYQSEKTVIMREFSRFAERDDEPYYPVNTAEDRERLLEYRKHADAEAGVFFGGRLGTYQYLDMHMAIASALSMFENKLKPVLAR, encoded by the coding sequence GTGACTCCTGATCTGCTCGTAGTCGGTTCTGGCTTCTTCGGCCTCACGATCGCTGAACGTGCCGCGAACGAGTTGGGTCTCAAGGTGTTGGTCATTGATCGACGCTCCCACATTGGTGGCAATGCCTACAGTGAGGTCGAGCCGGAGACCGGCATTGAGGTGCACCGTTACGGGGCACACCTGTTCCACACCTCGAACAAGCACGTGTGGGATTACGTGACGAAGTTCACGCAGTTCACCGACTACCAGCACCGGGTCTACACGAACCACGGCGGTGAGGTCTTTCCTCTTCCCATCAACTTGGGCACGATCAACCAGTTCTTCCGTGCAGCGTTTGGGCCGGATGCCGCTCGCGCGCTGGTGGCAGAGCAAGCGTCAGAGTTGGGCGACGCTGAGCCGCAGAACCTGGAAGAGAAGGCGATCTCGCTGATCGGCCGCCCACTCTACGAAGCGTTTATTCGCGACTACACGGCGAAGCAGTGGCAGACGGCGCCCACCGAGTTGCCCGCCGAAGTCATCAGTCGTCTCCCTGTTCGCTACAGCTACGACAACCACTACTTCAGCGACACCTATGAGGGTCTACCCGTTGACGGTTACACGGCGTGGATCGAACGGATGGCGGATCACCCCAACATTGAGGTACGCCTAGACACCGATTTCTTTGATGAGTCGCAGCCGGTCAATAAATCGACCATGGTCGGCCAAGTTCCGATCGTGTACACGGGCCCGATTGACCGCTATTTCGACTTTGCCCAAGGCGAGCTCTCATGGCGAACCCTCGACTTCGAACAAGAAGTGCTTGAGGTCGGAGACTTCCAGGGCACGCCCGTCATGAACTATGCGGATGCCGATGTGCCGTTTACGCGCATCCATGAGTTCCGTCATTTTCACCCTGAGCGGGATTACCAGTCGGAGAAGACCGTCATCATGCGCGAGTTTTCGCGTTTCGCGGAGCGCGATGATGAGCCGTATTATCCCGTCAATACGGCTGAAGACCGTGAGCGTTTGTTGGAGTATCGCAAGCATGCGGATGCCGAGGCTGGCGTCTTCTTCGGCGGACGCTTGGGTACCTACCAGTACCTCGACATGCACATGGCGATTGCGTCGGCGTTGAGCATGTTCGAGAACAAGCTGAAACCGGTGCTTGCTCGCTGA
- a CDS encoding glycosyltransferase, which produces MTATEQNFSLLLPIYSGDKPSFLERAFRSCVDDQTLPPTEVVMVQDGPVSAELAAMMQQLIVASAVPTRLLVLEHNRGLARALEAGLAQCSFDVVARMDADDVSLPTRFEKQRVAIAGGLDLVGTAMFEFAEDDGSVIGKRIPPQGQEAIARYSRFHDPFNHPTVMYRRSAVKAAGGYIDVGLMEDYWLFARMIDSGARVENLQEALLMYRVSAGAYTRRGGLGQLTAELRLQKEFRKLGFTTPLQNVRNVIVRGGYRLVPVAIRRIAYRRFIARGFHS; this is translated from the coding sequence GTGACCGCTACTGAACAGAACTTCTCGCTGCTGTTGCCTATCTATTCTGGCGACAAGCCGAGCTTCTTGGAACGTGCCTTTCGCAGTTGTGTTGATGACCAAACGCTGCCGCCCACTGAGGTGGTGATGGTTCAGGATGGTCCGGTGTCAGCCGAGCTCGCGGCGATGATGCAGCAACTCATTGTAGCTTCGGCAGTTCCAACGAGGCTCTTGGTGCTGGAACACAATCGTGGTTTGGCGCGTGCCCTTGAGGCGGGTTTGGCCCAGTGCAGTTTCGATGTTGTTGCTCGCATGGATGCCGACGATGTTTCGTTGCCGACCCGCTTCGAGAAGCAGCGGGTGGCAATCGCGGGTGGGCTCGACCTAGTGGGCACTGCGATGTTTGAGTTCGCTGAAGATGATGGGTCGGTTATTGGCAAGCGGATTCCTCCGCAGGGTCAAGAGGCGATTGCGCGCTATTCGCGTTTTCATGATCCGTTCAATCATCCGACCGTCATGTATCGCCGTTCTGCGGTGAAAGCGGCGGGTGGCTATATCGATGTGGGCCTCATGGAGGACTACTGGTTGTTCGCGCGCATGATCGATTCCGGCGCCAGAGTAGAAAATTTGCAAGAGGCCCTGCTGATGTATCGGGTGAGCGCTGGTGCGTACACTCGGCGGGGAGGGCTCGGTCAGCTCACGGCGGAGTTGCGTCTGCAGAAAGAGTTTAGAAAGCTGGGGTTCACCACCCCGTTGCAAAATGTTCGTAATGTGATTGTGCGCGGGGGGTACCGTCTGGTGCCCGTCGCGATTCGTCGTATCGCTTACCGCCGGTTTATTGCCCGCGGATTCCACTCATAA